Proteins found in one Pongo pygmaeus isolate AG05252 chromosome 8, NHGRI_mPonPyg2-v2.0_pri, whole genome shotgun sequence genomic segment:
- the ITPRIP gene encoding LOW QUALITY PROTEIN: inositol 1,4,5-trisphosphate receptor-interacting protein (The sequence of the model RefSeq protein was modified relative to this genomic sequence to represent the inferred CDS: deleted 2 bases in 1 codon) produces the protein MAMGLFRVCLVVVTAIINHPLLFPRENATVPENEEEIIRKMQAHQEKLQLEQLRLEEEVARLAAEKEALEQVAEESRQQNETRVAWDLWSTLCMILFLMIEVWRQDHQEGPSPECLGGEEDELPGLGGAPLQGLTLPNKATLGHFYERCIRGATADAARTREFLEGFVDDLLEALRSLCNRDTDMEVEDFIGVDSMYENWQVDRPLLCHLFVPFTPPEPYRFHPELWCSGRSVPLDRQGYGQIKVVRADGDTLSCICGKTKLGEDMLCLLHGRNSMAPPCGDMENLLCATDSLYLDTMQVMKWFQTALTRAWHGIAHKYEFDLAFGQLDSPGSLKIKFRSGKFMPFNLIPVIQCDDSDLYFVSHLPREPSEGTPASSTDWLLSFAVYERHFLRTTLKALPEGACHLSCLQIASFLLSKQSRLTGPSGLSSYHLKTALLHLLLLRQAADWKAGQLDARLHELLCFLEKSLLEKKLHHFFIGNRKVPEAMGLPEAVLRAEPLNLFRPFVLQRSLYRKTLDSFYEMLKNAPALISEYSLHVPSDHQPTPKS, from the exons ATGGCCATGGGGCTCTTCCGCGTGTGTCTGGTGGTGGTGACGGCCATCATCAACCACCCGCTGCTGTTCCCGCGGGAGAACGCTACGGTCCCCGAGAACGAGGAGGAGATCATCCGCAAGATGCAGGCACACCAGGAGAAGCTGCAGCTGGAGCAGCTGcgcctggaggaggaggtggctcGGCTGGCGGCCGAGAAGGAGGCACTGGAGCAGGTGGCGGAGGAGAGCAGGCAGCAGAACGAGACACGCGTGGCCTGGGACCTCTGGAGCACCCTCTGCATGATCCTCTTCCTGATGATCGAGGTGTGGCGGCAGGACCACCAGGAGGGGCCCTCACCTGAGTGCCTGGGCGGTGAGGAGGATGAGCTGCCTGGGCTGGGGGGCGCCCCCTTGCAGGGCCTCACCCTGCCCAACAAGGCCACGCTTGGCCACTTTTATGAGCGCTGCATCCGGGGGGCCACGGCCGATGCAGCCCGTACCCGGGAGTTCCTGGAAGGCTTCGTGGATGACTTGCTGGAAGCCCTGAGGAGCCTCTGCAACCGGGACACCGACATGGAGGTGGAGGACTTCATTGGCGTGGACAGCATGTACGAGAACTGGCAGGTGGACAGGCCGCTGCTGTGCCACCTTTTCGTGCCCTTCACACCCCCCGAGCCCTACCGCTTCCACCCAGAGCTCTGGTGCTCCGGCCGCTCAGTGCCCTTGGATCGCCAGGGCTACGGCCAGATCAAGGTGGTCCGCGCCGATGGGGACACACTGAGCTGCATCTGCGGCAAGACCAAGCTTGGGGAAGACATGCTGTGTCTCCTGCACGGCAGGAACAGCATGGCGCCTCCCTGCGGCGACATGGAGAACCTGCTGTGTGCCACAGATTCCCTGTACCTGGACACGATGCAGGTCATGAAGTGGTTCCAGACGGCCCTCACCAGAGCCTGGCACGGCATCGCCCACAAGTACGAGTTCGACCTGGCCTTTGGCCAGCTGGACAGCCCAGGGTCGCTGAAGATCAAGTTCCGTTCGGGGAAGTTCATGCCCTTCAACCTGATTCCTGTGATCCAGTGTGATGACTCAGATCTGTACTTTGTCTCCCACCTTCCCAGGGAGCCCTCTGAGGGCACCCCAGCCTCCAGCACAGACTGGCTCCTGTCCTTTGCTGTCTACGAGCGACACTTCCTCAGGACGACACTAAAGGCGCTGCCCGAGGGCGCCTGCCATCTCAGCTGCCTGCAGATAGCCTCCTTCTTGCTCTCCAAGCAGAGCCGCCTGACCGGCCCCAGCGGGCTCAGCAGCTACCACCTGAAGACGGCCCTGCTGCACCTCCTACTCCTCCGGCAGGCCGCCGACTGGAAGGCGGGGCAGCTGGACGCTCGTCTGCACGAGTTGCTGTGCTTCCTGGAGAAGAGCTTGCTTGAGAAGAAGCTCCACCACTTCTTCATCGGCAACCGCAAGGTGCCTGAGGCCATGGGACTCCCGGAGGCCGTGCTTAGGGCCGAGCCCCTCAACCTCTTCCGGCCCTTCGTCCTGCAGCGAAGCCTTTACCGTAAGACACTGGACTCCTTCTATGAGATGCTCAAGAATGCCCCAGCGCTCATTAGCGAGTATTCCCTACATGTCCCCTCAGACCAC CAGCCTACCCCAAAAAGCTGA